In a genomic window of Wyeomyia smithii strain HCP4-BCI-WySm-NY-G18 chromosome 1, ASM2978416v1, whole genome shotgun sequence:
- the LOC129718142 gene encoding uncharacterized protein LOC129718142 — protein MKNLLTLLLVLPIAIVRVRSLECYSCDSDLTDLDCNQIDSLPKVNCTDVSGSSLVALTCGLQHARAKSTSAERIYRGCMVVGECDLLTRQVELTSAYRMAKCHECSSDHCNDLRTDSGVNGQETPFALVASLLAMALVGVHGFYK, from the exons atgaaaaatcttctaacttTACTGCTGGTTCTACCAATCGCCATTGTTCGCGTTCGGTCCCTTGAGTGCTACAGCTGTGATTCCGACCTGACCGATCTGGATTGCAACCAGATCGATTCGCTACCGAAAGTAAACTGCACCGACGTTTCCGGTTCCAGCTTGGTAGCATTGACCTGTGGATTGCAGCATGCTAGAG ctaagaGTACCAGTGCGGAACGGATCTACCGCGGTTGCATGGTTGTTGGAGAGTGTGATCTGTTGACTCGACAGGTTGAGCTGACCAGTGCCTATCGAATGGCAAAATGCCACGAGTGCAGCTCGGATCACTGTAACGATCTGAGAACCGATAGTGGGGTCAACGGTCAGGAGACACCGTTTGCACTGGTCGCTAGTCTGCTGGCGATGGCTCTGGTAGGAGTGCATggattttataaataa